In Halostagnicola larsenii XH-48, the sequence GATCACCGACGAGCGCGTCGAGGCCGTCGTTCCGCGACTCGAACAGGAACACGCCTCCCGGGACGAGTTCATAATCGACGAGGTCACGACGTACTTCGACTATCCCCAGGGTGAGCCGATGGAGGCGGTCGCCGATATGTGTGCCCGACTTGGAATCGCCGATGGGAGCATTGCAGTCGATGTTGACGGGAGTCCGGCCCGAAACGGATACACCGGCCCCGCGCTCTCGTCGGTCGTCGCCGCGGATGTCGGTGTCGAGGAGTACATCACCGAGTTGCGCGAAACGAAAAGCGACCACGAAATCGAACTCATCCGCGAGGCGAGCGTCTGGGCCAATCTCGGCCATCGACTCCTTCAGGAGCGCATCAAGCCTGGCCGACGCCCCATCGAAGTCCGGGCGGAAGTCGAGGCCGAGGCGGTCAAGACGATGCTCGATACGCTCGGCAACCGCTACGAGATGCGGTCGTGGGCGAACCCGATGCAGTGTCTGTTCACGACCGGCGACGTGACGGCACGGCCCCACAGCATGGACCAGACGACGCGAATCGAACACGGAGACAACATCGTCACGATCGTCAAACCAAACGTCGGCGGCTACACGACCGAACTCGAGCGGACGATGTTCGTTGGGGAGGCCTCCGACGAGCAACAGACGTACTTCGAGATCATGAAGGAATCTCAGGAGATCGCGATCGACGCGATCGGACCGGGTGTCGAGTACGCCGCAATCGAGGAGGCCGTCGTCGACTACTACGAAGAGCAAGGCGTGGCCGAGTTCACCCAACATCATGCCGGCCACAACATCGGTATGCAGGGCCACGAACGGCCGTTTCTCGATGTCGACAGTAACGGTGAAATCCGCCCGGGCGAACTGTTCACCGTCGAACCCGGGTTCTATGTCCCCGATCTGGGCGGCTTTCGCCACTCCGATACGGTGCTTGTGACCGACGATGGAACGGAGACGCTAACGTACTATCCCCGCGATATAGAGAGTCTGATCGTTTGAGAAATCGCCGATACAGCGCCGGGATTCCTC encodes:
- a CDS encoding M24 family metallopeptidase; translation: MADLTISESEHRERTRTVLERADANGYDGLVLFGSINIHYVSGMYHLPTERPVALGITDERVEAVVPRLEQEHASRDEFIIDEVTTYFDYPQGEPMEAVADMCARLGIADGSIAVDVDGSPARNGYTGPALSSVVAADVGVEEYITELRETKSDHEIELIREASVWANLGHRLLQERIKPGRRPIEVRAEVEAEAVKTMLDTLGNRYEMRSWANPMQCLFTTGDVTARPHSMDQTTRIEHGDNIVTIVKPNVGGYTTELERTMFVGEASDEQQTYFEIMKESQEIAIDAIGPGVEYAAIEEAVVDYYEEQGVAEFTQHHAGHNIGMQGHERPFLDVDSNGEIRPGELFTVEPGFYVPDLGGFRHSDTVLVTDDGTETLTYYPRDIESLIV